Within Desulfobacter sp., the genomic segment GCGGTATCCAGCACGCCGCCTTTATCTGTCCGGAATCCGGCTGTCCCAAACACACCAGGAACGGGCCCTGCGGCGGCTCCAAGGACGGATTCTGCGAGGTATACCCCGATAAAAAGAAATGTATCTGGGTGAGGGCCTACGCCCGCCTGAACCATGCCGGCAAACTGGAAACCTTTCTGGAAGACCGGGTGCCGCCCCGTAACTGGGAATTAAACAAGACCTCTTCCTGGGTGAATTTCCACCTCAACCGGGACCACCAGAAATCCTGACCCCCCTCTTTCACCTCCTTTTCCGGCCGACGGCTTGAATACCGGGAAAGGAGGTGGTATTTTAAATTTACGGTAAACAATTCGTAACGGCTGGTGTATCGCCCCGTATCCATAAGATCACAGGGAGGGTTGACGATGCTGTTCAATGTGTCAAAGCAAATGGTCATTTTCGGTTTTCTGCTTGCAGCCCTGGGGGCCACGGCACCTGCCGCAACCGCCCGAGGCAGTTTCTTTGACTACCACGGCACCTCGATGTTCTACGGCCAGAGCCAATGGACCAATGTGGGTCCGGAGCCCGCCGAGAATTATGAATGGACCTCGGTCAATTATCTCCTGGGCAAGGATCTGACCGGCTGGCTGGCCCTGGAAACCTGGCTGGGAGCGGGATTCCTGAATTCAGACCACCACGGCAACACCCCCACGATTGAAGCCAGGATCATGGCCGATGCGCACTACGGATGCCTTTTCCTGAAGCTGGGATGGGGCGCAGCCCACCTTTTTGAAGACCAGAATCTGCCCGGCCTGGCCCCGTCAACCCTCCACACCATCATCTCCGGGTCGGCCGGGTTCAGGTTTCAATTTCGCCGCCGGGGAAACCCGCCCGTTGAATTGCGCCTGGGCTACGGGGTGGAACACATGTCCGCCCCCACCAAGGGGGGAGAAGACGGGGATGAAGGGTGGAATGCCGGGGGAATCAGAATTTGCCTTGCATGGCCATTCTGACGCATCACCGCCCCCCGGAACCAGCCTTTTCAGAGGGCAGCAACAGACTCAGGCAAAGCCCCAGGACAGAGACGGCCGCGGTCACGGCAAAGGCGGCCCATACCCCGTCCAGCACTGCATTCTGAAGCAGTTCAAGGGTGGATTCCGGCAACAGGGCCCGAAATTCCGGCTGGAAAAGATGGGTCATGCTCTCCTTTAGCCGGCCGGCCATTTCAGCGGAAAGGCCGGCGCCGCCATTCTCAATGCCGCGGAACAACCGGAAGGTAACAACCCCTCCGCAAATCCCGACACCGATGGTCCCCCCCAGGGTCCGGGCGAACTGGTGCAGGGAAGTGGCCACGCCCAGATCCTTTGGCGGCACGCTGTTCTGGGAGATAAGCAGGGAGGAAAGGGTGATATAGCCCATGCCCAGGCCGACAACCATAAACACGAAAAAGCAGTAAAGCAGGTGGGTGTCACGGTGGAAGGTCAGACAGAGCCCCGTGCCCGCGGCCATGAGAAGACAGCCGGTGATATTGGCCTTTTTCAGGCCCACGGATTCCACCATCCGCCCCAGGATCAGGCCGCCCAGGGACCATCCCAGGCTCAAGGAAAGCATGGCATAGCCCACCACCATGGGGGTGCGGGCCATGGCGCCCTGGAGAAATAACGGGGCATAGGCAAACAGGGAAAACATGGAAAAACTGGCCCCAAGCGTCACGGCGTTGCCCAGGGCAAATCCCGGATACCTGAAGAAACGGAAATCCAGGAAAGGATCCTTTGCCCGGCCTTCGGCCAGGATGAATCCGCCCCCAAGCGTCACGGCAGCCGCCGCCAGAAAGATACCCAGGGGCGATCCCCAGGGCACTTCCCTCCCCCCTGTCATGATCAGGGTAAGCCCGGCCAGCACCGCCCCGGAAAAACAGGTAATTCCAGCCCAGTCCAGGTCGGCCCGACCCGGTTTTTCCCGGAATTCCCTGAAGAAAAAACCGATGCCGGCCATGGAAAGCACCCCCATGGGCAGATTGATATAAAATATCCAGGGCCAGGAAAAATAGGTCACGATGAATCCCCCCAGGGTGGGGCCGATCACCGAGGATATGCCCCAGACGGAACTTGCCAGAGAGAGGGTCTTGCCCCGCTGTCCGGGCAGGGCCACATCGGAAAGCACCACATAAACCAGGGCGAAAATCCCCCCGGCTCCGATGCCCTGGAATACCCGGGCCCCCACCAGGAATCCCATGGAAGGCGACAGCCCGGCGGCAAATGAGGCACCGGAAAAGATTACAATGGCCGTCATCATCAGGGATTTGGCCGAAAAAAGGTCGGAGAGTTTGCCGAATACCGGCAGGGAGACCGCCCGGGCCAGAAAATACGCAGAATAGACCCAGGCATAGAGGGAGAGCCCCCCTAATTCTGCAATGATGGTGGGCATGGCCGCAGACATGACCAGGGCATCCAGCGCTCCGAGAAAGAGAGCCAGGAGGGCCGACCCGATAATCAGCCCGCGTTCCCTTGGACTCATATTCTCAGGTCCGGTCACGAGGCCTTCCTTTCAAATCGTTCATCCAGCCGGCTCACCCCCATACCGGTCCGGGGGCTGACTTCAATGCGCACGGCAATCCGCTCCTTCATGGCTTCCACATGGGAGATCACCCCGATCATCTTGCCCCCGGCATTGAGGCTGTCCAGGGCATCCAATGCCACATCCAGGGTTTCAGGATCCAGGGTTCCGAAGCCCTCATCCAGAAACAGGGAATCAATGGAGGTCCGGCTGGAGACCAGGTCTGACAATGCCAAAGCCAGGGAAAGACTCACCAGGAAGCTCTCTCCGCCGGAAAGGGTTTTGGTATCCCGCACCGTATCGGCCTGCCAGGTGTCCACCACCTCCAGGCCCAGAACCTCGTCCTTTTTCTGGCACAGCAGATACCGCCCCTGCAGGCGTTCCAGCCGTTTATTGGCAAGATATAACAGATGATCCAGGGTCAGCCCCTGGGCGAATTTCCTGAATTTGTCCCCGTCCCTGGACCCGATGAGGCCGGAAAGCCGCATCCAGTTATCGTAAATGTCCTTCTGCCGGTCGACCTGTTCGAACAATTCGGCCTGGGCTTTCCGCCTGGCCTTATCCTGGCGGATCTTTTCCCCGATTTCACCCTGGCTGCGCACCAGTTCCTTGATGGCGGCATCCAATGCCTTTGCCTCGGCCGCCAGTTCTTCCCTGGATTTTAGTGTCAGGGCCAGGGCCCTGTGTTTTTCAAGATCCGATGCCGCACGGGCCTGGGTGGCCAGGGCGGCATCCATCTCCTTGGTCAGCCCCTGCTTCAGGCCCTCAAGCCGCTCCCGCTCGGTTTTATCCAAAAGTGCAGCCTTGAAATCCGTCTCAGTGTCAAAGCTGGATCCGGCCAGTCCGTCGCGCCAGGCCCGGGCCGCCTCTTTTTCCCGTTCCCCAAGGGCCTTGCCGGCCTTTTCCAGTGAGTCTTTTTTCCCAGCCAGACGGTTCACCTCATCCCCTGCCCGGTTCCGGGCCCCAATGGCATGGTTGAGAGCCTTTTCAGCCGCCTTCACCGCATTGGCGAATTTTTCCCGCTCCCGGGCCACCACCCGATCACCGAAACGTGCCAAACGCTCCCGGGTCAGCCTGTCCAGAACAGCCCGGCCGGCCGCTTTTTTTTCTTTTACCGCCTCAGCCTGCCCCCGGACCAGATCCAATTCCTTTGCAGCCGGCCCCTCTTCCTCCCGGACAGCCGCCAGGGTTTCCTTTGCCTTGTCCCGGTCCGCCACTGCCCTTTGATAGGCGTCCCATAATTCCCCGTGGGCCCGGAGCCACTCGTCCTGGCCGCCGATCTCCGGCAAGGCCATTCCCCGAAGGCTCTGGGCCAGCTGCGCCTCGGCATCTTGGATTTCCCCGGCTGCCGCCTCTTTCTGCCGGCGGATCTCATCTGCCGCCAGGCCCAGCTGCTCTTTCTCCTTTTCCGCCATGGCCCGGTCATGGATCAGCACTTGCCGCATCTCCCTGCCCCTGTCCATCCGCTCCTGGCCGGCCTGCCGCTCCCGCTCCAGGCGGTTGAGTTCCTTCAGGGCTTTTTCCAGGTTGATAAAGGCCTCTTCCCGGCCATTGATCCATTCCCTTACCGCTTCCCCGTGGCCTATGTTCAGGCCGGTCCCCAGTTTTTCACCTAGGCGGTTCCAGTCGCTGACAACAGCGGCCAGGCTTTTTTCCATATCCGCCGTGTCCCGTCCCCTGCTTTCCAGGCCGGCCCGGGTGTCGGCCAGTACCCGGGAGGCCTTGTCCAGGTCTCTTTGGGTCTGTTCCAGTTCTTCTGCCCGTTTCTTCTTCCGCGCCTGGGTTCCGGAGGGGTCAATCCGTCCGTAGGCCTCAATGGCCGGATGCTCCGTGGCTCCGCAAAGGGGACAGGCCGCACCTTTTTGCAGCCGCTCCCTGTGCTGGGAAAGGCTTGCGATGCGCTCTTCAAGCACCAGGGTCCGGTCCAATTCTTCCAGGTGGGTCCGGATCTCTTTACGTATGCCTGTCAGTTTTTCCACCTCAGCCATTTCTTTTTCCAGGCGGACCTTTAAAAGGGCCTCTTCATTTCTCACCCGGTCCAGCGTTGCCCTCTCCTTTTCGTACTGCCGGGCCAGGGATTTGAGATCCGCCCGCAGGGGAGCGGCGCCGGCAAGCGCCCTGTATGCCCGGTCCAGTTCCCCGGGGTCGCGGCCGTCCAGAAGCGCCTCCGTCTCCCGGGCCAGGCCGGCGGCAGCATCGGCCAATTTCTGCAGCCCTGCGTCACAGGCCGCCCGGTCTTTCCCGTTTTTCTCCAGGGTATTTTCAACCGCCTGTTGGGACTCGGCATTCGCGGCTTGGGCTTCATCGGCCTTTTTTAAAACCACGGCCAGCCGGGCCCGCCTTTCAAAAAGCGTTTTCGCCAGGGGCAGAATTTCCCCCAGATGTTTATGGGTGCTGTTGGCCGCCAGGTAAGTGCCATACCGGTCCAATGCCGCCCTTGCGGCATGGCCCCTTCCCTCAATCTCCTTGCAGGTTTTTTCCAGGCCGGTCGCCTGGTTCTTCAACTCGTTATACAGATCTTCCAGCCTGCCGGCCTCCTGCCGTGCGCCTTCAATCTGCTGGTCCAGGGGAAGCACCTCTTCCGTGATCAGGGTTTCGTTTTTTTCCCTTTCCTCCCTTGCCGCATCCAGGGCTTTCCCGGCGGCTTCCCATTCCCTGTCCAGCCGTATCAACCGGCTCTGCAGGGTTTCCAGGGTCTGGGCGGCGTCAGCCAGATCCTTAGCATTTTCCTGCCGGTCCCCCAGGGCATCCGCCAACCGGTCGAACAAGGGTTTGATTTCAAGGGCAGGCAGGGCATTGTCCAGGCGCTGCAGTTCGGTCTGGCCCGCTTCAAGGGCATGCTCCGCCGCCTCGACCCGCCGGGCGACATCCAGCACCTCTTTTTCCAGCTCCGCCTTCCGGTCCAGCCAGGCCCGATGGCTAAGAACCAGGTCCTGTTCCTTTTTCAGGTCCTCCTCCCGCACCCTGAATGCCTCAACCTCCTCAGCCAGTCGCTCCAGGTCATCCCCCGTGAGCAGTTCCACCACCCCGGCCTTGGCCTGGAGCATATCCAACGGGATCTTTTCCGACTTGGTCCGTTCAAACACTGCCCGGGAAAGCTCGCCGTAAATTTCCGTGCCTGTGAGTTCCTCCAGCAACTCAGCCCGTTCATTGGCATTGGCATTTAAAAAAGCGGCGAATCCCCCCTGGGCCAGAAGAATGGATTTGGTAAACCGGCCGAAATCCAGCCCGGTGATCGCCTTTACCTGACGCATTTTTTCCTTGGTCTGTGAAGCGATAATGGTGCCGTCCCCCTTTGCCAGTTCCACCTGGGGGGGCTGGAGCCTGCCGTCGGGCTTGAGATTTGCCCGGCGCTGGGCCCAGAAAGCCCGGTAAGTCTGGCCCTGCACCTCAAACTCCACCTCGGCCAGGCAGTCCCCGGTGTGCCGGGTCATCAGCTCATTGGCGCCGGAAGAAACCTGGAGCCGGGGCGTCTGGTGGTAAAGGCCCAGGCAGAGGGCGTCCAGAATGGAGGTCTTTCCCGCCCCCGTCGGCCCGGTGATGGCAAAGAGGCCGTGGCCGGCGAATGCCGGGTCCCGGAAATCAATGGACCATTCCCCCTTCAGGGAGTTGATATTCTTAAACCTGAGTTTCAGAATTTTCATTTCTCCGCCCCCCTGACCGTTTCCAGGATCTCGTCAAACAAGGTCTTCATGGCTGCCCTCTGCTCATGGGTTAAGTCCTCGTCTTCCAGGCGCCTGTCAAAGACCTCCTTGGGATTCAGCTCCTCCAGCCGCTCCTTCACCTCGGTTACCCGGCCCGGCCCGCCGTTTTTTCGTTTTCGCCGTATCCGCAGCAGTTCCAGCCCCCCTTCTTCCCCGAAAACCTCTCCAATCACCGCCTGGATCCGGTCCTGGAGATCCGTCAGATAATGGTCGGCGGAAACCTCGGCTTCCAGCCAGGCAGGGGAGAGGGTTCCCTTCCCCCCTCCGGCCTTCAGTGCCCGGATGCCGGCCTCTATATCCTCTAGGCTCCCCTTCAGGGTGGCCAGCGTCCGGAAGCAGGGCACGGCAACCGGTTCCACCGATTTAAGCCCGGTACTTTCAAAATCCACCTGGAGAATCTGCTTTTCCCCGGCCCCCTCATCGAAACTCAACGGAATG encodes:
- a CDS encoding MFS transporter, with amino-acid sequence MSPRERGLIIGSALLALFLGALDALVMSAAMPTIIAELGGLSLYAWVYSAYFLARAVSLPVFGKLSDLFSAKSLMMTAIVIFSGASFAAGLSPSMGFLVGARVFQGIGAGGIFALVYVVLSDVALPGQRGKTLSLASSVWGISSVIGPTLGGFIVTYFSWPWIFYINLPMGVLSMAGIGFFFREFREKPGRADLDWAGITCFSGAVLAGLTLIMTGGREVPWGSPLGIFLAAAAVTLGGGFILAEGRAKDPFLDFRFFRYPGFALGNAVTLGASFSMFSLFAYAPLFLQGAMARTPMVVGYAMLSLSLGWSLGGLILGRMVESVGLKKANITGCLLMAAGTGLCLTFHRDTHLLYCFFVFMVVGLGMGYITLSSLLISQNSVPPKDLGVATSLHQFARTLGGTIGVGICGGVVTFRLFRGIENGGAGLSAEMAGRLKESMTHLFQPEFRALLPESTLELLQNAVLDGVWAAFAVTAAVSVLGLCLSLLLPSEKAGSGGR
- a CDS encoding AAA family ATPase; protein product: MKILKLRFKNINSLKGEWSIDFRDPAFAGHGLFAITGPTGAGKTSILDALCLGLYHQTPRLQVSSGANELMTRHTGDCLAEVEFEVQGQTYRAFWAQRRANLKPDGRLQPPQVELAKGDGTIIASQTKEKMRQVKAITGLDFGRFTKSILLAQGGFAAFLNANANERAELLEELTGTEIYGELSRAVFERTKSEKIPLDMLQAKAGVVELLTGDDLERLAEEVEAFRVREEDLKKEQDLVLSHRAWLDRKAELEKEVLDVARRVEAAEHALEAGQTELQRLDNALPALEIKPLFDRLADALGDRQENAKDLADAAQTLETLQSRLIRLDREWEAAGKALDAAREEREKNETLITEEVLPLDQQIEGARQEAGRLEDLYNELKNQATGLEKTCKEIEGRGHAARAALDRYGTYLAANSTHKHLGEILPLAKTLFERRARLAVVLKKADEAQAANAESQQAVENTLEKNGKDRAACDAGLQKLADAAAGLARETEALLDGRDPGELDRAYRALAGAAPLRADLKSLARQYEKERATLDRVRNEEALLKVRLEKEMAEVEKLTGIRKEIRTHLEELDRTLVLEERIASLSQHRERLQKGAACPLCGATEHPAIEAYGRIDPSGTQARKKKRAEELEQTQRDLDKASRVLADTRAGLESRGRDTADMEKSLAAVVSDWNRLGEKLGTGLNIGHGEAVREWINGREEAFINLEKALKELNRLERERQAGQERMDRGREMRQVLIHDRAMAEKEKEQLGLAADEIRRQKEAAAGEIQDAEAQLAQSLRGMALPEIGGQDEWLRAHGELWDAYQRAVADRDKAKETLAAVREEEGPAAKELDLVRGQAEAVKEKKAAGRAVLDRLTRERLARFGDRVVAREREKFANAVKAAEKALNHAIGARNRAGDEVNRLAGKKDSLEKAGKALGEREKEAARAWRDGLAGSSFDTETDFKAALLDKTERERLEGLKQGLTKEMDAALATQARAASDLEKHRALALTLKSREELAAEAKALDAAIKELVRSQGEIGEKIRQDKARRKAQAELFEQVDRQKDIYDNWMRLSGLIGSRDGDKFRKFAQGLTLDHLLYLANKRLERLQGRYLLCQKKDEVLGLEVVDTWQADTVRDTKTLSGGESFLVSLSLALALSDLVSSRTSIDSLFLDEGFGTLDPETLDVALDALDSLNAGGKMIGVISHVEAMKERIAVRIEVSPRTGMGVSRLDERFERKAS